From Stigmatopora argus isolate UIUO_Sarg chromosome 14, RoL_Sarg_1.0, whole genome shotgun sequence, the proteins below share one genomic window:
- the mrpl12 gene encoding large ribosomal subunit protein bL12m, whose product MYCTRRCLKTALRAAASLHRRQLEQRQTQAWCTLRLLRTGAAVRSDALVSPSLDGAPKQYTPKIQQLVNDIASLTLLEVSDLNELLKKTLNIQDVGMMPMGAMAASAAPGLPAAEEEAPVKKEKTHFTVKLTEVNVAEKVKLIKEVKNCIQGLNLVQAKKLVESLPQEIRANVSKEEAEKLKAALQAAGGTVVLE is encoded by the exons ATGTACTGCACCAGACGTTGCCTCAAAACGGCGCTGCGAGCCGCAGCGAGTCTCCACCG GCGACAGCTTGAGCAGCGCCAGACGCAAGCATGGTGCACGCTGCGACTCCTCAGGACGGGCGCCGCCGTTCGCTCGGACGCCTTGGTCTCGCCGTCCCTGGACGGCGCCCCCAAACAGTACACGCCCAAAATCCAGCAGCTCGTCAACGACATAGCCAGCCTCACGTTGCTAGAAGTCTCGGACCTCAATGAGCTCCTTAAG aaaacttTAAATATTCAAGATGTCGGAATGATGCCGATGGGAGCGATGGCTGCTTCGGCTGCTCCGGGACTTCCC gCTGCAGAAGAGGAGGCGCCGGTGAAAAAAGAGAAGACTCACTTCACAGTCAAGTTAACAGAAGTCAACGTGGCCGAGAAGGTGAAACTTATTAAGGAGGTGAAGAACTGCATTCAAGGCTTGAACCTTGTGCAG GCCAAGAAACTCGTAGAGTCCCTTCCTCAGGAGATCCGCGCTAACGTTTCCAAAGAAGAGGCGGAGAAGCTGAAAGCGGCGTTGCAAGCGGCGGGCGGAACCGTCGTCCTGGAGTAG
- the LOC144088976 gene encoding methyltransferase-like 26 B — protein sequence MLLSPQAERNWEEVSWVLEETLEDQSHRQLFALEIGSGTGQHVIRFAQKMPFVTWQPSDIKEEALESIKAYIAATNMKTVLPPVHLDAGEPWEKWAGLTRGSCDVIIAINLLQYSPFKTAQGVFTGAGQIIKQNGLLVIYGVFAINGTITPQCNELLDEEIRKVNPEWGLPDLDVLRQMAYGNGMRMERIVEMEDCYKCLIFRKI from the exons ATGCTCTTGTCTcctcaagcggagaggaactggGAAGAAGTGTCCTGGGTTCTAGAGGAAACATTGGAGGACCAGTCACACCGGCAGCTTTTTGCCCTGGAAATTGGCTCGGGAACCGGACAGCATGTCATACGCTTTGCCCAGAAGATGCCCTTTGTCACCTGGCAACCGTCGGACATCAAGGAAGAAGCCCTGGAGAG CATCAAAGCGTACATCGCCGCAACCAACATGAAGACGGTGCTGCCACCTGTGCACCTGGATGCTGGTGAACCTTGGGAGAAGTGGGCGGGGCTTACTCGTGGCTCCTGTGATGTCATTATTGCCATTAATTTACTGCAGTACAGTCCTTTTAAGACAGCACAG GGTGTTTTCACTGGGGCAGGTCAAATCATCAAACAAAATGGCCTTTTGGTCATATATggg gtgTTTGCGATTAATGGCACCATTACACCCCAATGTAATGAACTTCTAGACGAAGAGATACGCAAAGT GAATCCCGAATGGGGACTTCCGGATTTGGACGTGCTTCGGCAGATGGCCTATGGGAACGGCATGCGTATGGAGCGAATA GTGGAGATGGAAGACTGCTACAAATGTCTCATCTTTAGAAAAATCTAG